The genomic window TATTACGcaaaaagaggaaggaaaagagaagaaaccgAGTCTCATACCTGCAGCTCATCCACATCAATCTTCACAAATGAGACATTGGTGTACTTTTGTGCAAACTCGTGGACAGCCGGCTCAATGAATCGACATGGCCCACACCAGGAAGCGCTAAAATCAACGACCAGCTAAACAAATTTCCCAAAGAAAGTTAAAGAGTTTCACAACCGTAGTGTTTGGAATTTCGATTGATCAGAACAGAAGTGCCAATTGTTGAGTATAATTTAGAAGGGAAGACCGTGAGATGAGAGCCGTGGAGTCAACTAATGCAAGACAGAAtaattttggggaaaaaaatatgaatagcCTAGAGATAAACAAACAAGCCACAACACGAACAAACAACGACAGTAAGGAGAGGAAACCAAGAAAATGTTTCACATGCCAACAACAACTGCTATTCATCAGATTCTATACGAGATCGACAGAAATAAGAAACGAAACAAGCTTGCCAGAAGGTTTCACCCAAGCATCATTCAAAAGCCGAAAACAACCAGTACCAATTTATTGTGTTCCTATTGGAATCAACATAAGAAGAATCCACCATAATCTTGTTCAAACGCAAAAGAAATCCTAACGCTGCTTGCGTTCTACCATAAATCAACAGAACCCCATCAGCGGATCAGCATGTTGGTTCATTGACAATCAACTCCGAGAGAAAGAACACCAACCACCACCATGAATACATGAGAAGTCAAAGTAGAAGACAGGGAGAAGAACCAACAATGGGGAGGTTGCAGATTACCAGCTTGTTTGATGCTTTAACAGAGTCGAAGTGGGATTTCCAATCGGCTACACTATGAATGAAAAGGATGGCATCTGATTGGTGTTGCCCTTCGGAGGAGGGTgcaggagaagaaagaaaggatcCCATCGTGGCTTCAGATACTTTCTCCTCCGCTTTCTTGCTGCAAAATTTCTGTCTTTGACCAACCTCAATGGGGGGTGCTGTATAAATAATAATATGCTACCGCCTACCGGTTACGGCCGCTAACTACTGCCTGCtcatataagaaagaaaagtgcCAGTGCCCCAAACTGTGGTCGGATTCTAGTTCCCAAAGATGGCGGCTACATTTCTTATTTCTATTGTAGCTTTTccagaaaattttaatataattttacaTCTCAAATTTACCAAGGCCCTTGCTCATCTGGACGCTCGCATCCTCATGTGCATCTTGACCATTGGATTTGAAGGTGGAGGGTTAGATGAAGGGTTCACATGGATGCCAATGGCTCACCAAGTTGGACCGATCAGTCCTGCCTTTTATAATTacttttttggttatttttcgAGATTGAAAGTTGTTCGTTTAACCATCTGATAGctacagtaaaaaaaaaatgaatcttAAGCATATTTTTACTATACATAAGACCAAAAGTTGAGTGTCTGtgtaaaattttcttgaaatttgaaagaatTTACTTTCAAGATTACCACAAGGCTTTCAATTTAAGGCCTTattttccaatgaaaatgaCCGAAGGTAGCGTCCCGCATAAGCATAAGGGCAACTTAAAGGCATACGTTtgagggtgaacaacgagtttAGTAGCTCGAGTTTGTGAACAAGTTTGAGTTgaatcatttgcttaacaagttgagcttgagttcaacaTGTAACTGTCGAGTGGAGCTTTCGATCTTTAATCAAGTTCGTCGATACTTAAtacttaatcaagtcgatatattcaaacaaatttACAAGTTTGTCAAACTTTAATCgcgtcgagctcgagctcaacacgtaactgctgagtcaagctcgagttgctTCCGTCAACCATTGTCGAGATCAAgccaaggtttcattagtctaGCCGAACTTTAACTGActaaactcgaactcgactcggctagTGTTCACACCTACATACGTCTCATAAATGTGCTCTCAAGTTTGAGGCATAAGtgtgtttctttattttttttttctgcatagAAATTCAcagtttatttttataaaactaGCTTAGTAAGTAACATCTTCATGGTGAAATTTCACGAAAACAATATTAAACTTTGAGATTTTCAAATGCTGTGAATGTTCTTTCACGTTTTTGTACAAGCAATTTTTGTTAAACCATAATAAAGGTTGTGGTCAGACGAATGAGCAATATTTTGAAGAGAAACATCTTGTTAAAACAAGTGCAAAGCCATCCTCCATTTAATTCACCATTTC from Nymphaea colorata isolate Beijing-Zhang1983 chromosome 6, ASM883128v2, whole genome shotgun sequence includes these protein-coding regions:
- the LOC116255615 gene encoding thioredoxin H2-like → MGSFLSSPAPSSEGQHQSDAILFIHSVADWKSHFDSVKASNKLLVVDFSASWCGPCRFIEPAVHEFAQKYTNVSFVKIDVDELQSVASELGIQAMPTFLLFKGGNQVDKVVGAKKDELEKKILSHMG